A part of Aspergillus oryzae RIB40 DNA, chromosome 7 genomic DNA contains:
- a CDS encoding uncharacterized protein (predicted protein), whose amino-acid sequence MSTSPIHYIPQSRTPQILSQKIHHIIACPHAQVPVGTTKRTNHWCFYLSTSETTCVALDCQPSHTVASSVLVGGSKAYVILSELSAPAGSDALLEFAVAVDVRAGLRVGDVVDVLVENGRERYEFDADGVGCRFWVTGVLELLLRVGVLVDGRQVEQAKAVVKRLWPEGTDLELDQGVCY is encoded by the coding sequence ATGTCCACCTCCCCAATCCACTATATCCCCCAAAGCAGAACCCCCCAAATCCTCTCCCAAAAAATCCACCACATAATCGCATGCCCCCACGCCCAAGTTCCTGTCGGAACAACCAAGAGAACAAACCACTGGTGTTTCTACCTCTCCACGTCAGAGACTACGTGCGTCGCCTTGGACTGTCAGCCCAGTCATACTGTAGCTAGTAgtgttttggttggtggGTCGAAAGCGTATGTTATCTTATCGGAGTTGAGTGCTCCTGCGGGTTCGGATGCGTTGCTTGAGTTTGCGGTTGCGGTGGATGTGAGGGCTGGGTTGAGAGttggggatgtggtggatgttttgGTGGAGAATGGGAGGGAGAGATATGAGTTTGATGCGGATGGGGTTGGGTGTCGGTTTTGGGTGACTGGGGTGCTGGAGTTGTTGCTTAGGGTTGGGGTCCTTGTGGATGGGCGGCAGGTTGAGCAGGCGAAGGCGGTGGTGAAGAGGTTGTGGCCTGAGGGGACGGACTTGGAATTGGATCAGGGGGTGTGTTACTAG
- a CDS encoding MCM DNA helicase complex subunit MCM4 (DNA replication licensing factor, MCM4 component): protein MSSPASTRRRGRPSRAEASSPRVTDAQTTPRASRRLRGEAAVPSSPPAETPDVRMDEPSSPVRASSTVDQDETTPRGNRTAVGESSPIRYMSSSSPTRARSLQPGRPDIPSSSSGALFVSDRTTTGGQRNVVSRRNDLHSGGFGSTPSRRRRVFVDANGIPAADGEPQSDATFSNIHPGTSEADALGGSSTRVIWGTNISIQDSMSAFKNFLYNFATKYRLWAEGATEDETRRLGDTAEEREYINMLNTMRQLGVTSLNLDAKNLKAYPLTLKLWHQLHAYPQEIIPLMDQTIKDVMVELAIKEMERLRTQNQRNQSHSRNLSSAPAVPSSDALSETGRMPQTEIPDLVGEVETKAFKVLPFGLDSSVNMRDLDPADMDKLVSIKGLVIRATPIIPDMKEAFFRCQACNHGVQVDIDRGKIAEPTICPRPACRQRNSMEIIHNRCIFADKQVIKLQETPDSVPDGQTPHSVSLCVYDELVDVCKAGDRVEVTGIFRCNPVRVNPRQRTQKALFKTYIDVLHVQKIDRKKLGIDVTTIEQELSEQAAGDSEQVRKITAEEEEKIRRTATRPDVYELLSRSLAPSVYEMDDVKKGILLQMFGGTNKSFQKGGNPRYRGDINVLLCGDPSTSKSQLLRYVHKIAPRGVYTSGKGSSAVGLTAYVTRDPDTRQMVLESGALVLSDGGICCIDEFDKMNESTRSVLHEVMEQQTVSIAKAGIITTLNARTSILASANPIGSRYNPNLPVPQNIDLPPTLLSRFDLVYLVLDRVDEQEDRRLAKHLVNMYLEDKPENASDEEVLPIEFLTAYITYAKTKVHPVLTPAAGKALSDAYVNMRKLGDDIRSSDRRITATTRQLESMIRLSEAHARMRLSLEVTAADVEEAVRLIRSAIKQAATDSRTGLIDMGLLTEGTSASERRQREALKRGVLAVIDELSGGGATPRWGDVYRALTEQSSGEVDGGQFTEAVRTLETEGYVNVLGEGARRSIRRVGGRLL, encoded by the exons ATGTCTTCTCCGGCTTCGACTCGTCGTAGAGGTCGCCCATCCAGGGCAGAGGCTAGCAGTCCAAGGGTAACAGATGCACAAACAACACCCCGCGCTTCTCGTCGTCTAAGAGGTGAGGCAGCGGTTCCTTCGTCACCACCCGCCGAGACACCAGATGTGAGAATGGATGAGCCCAGCTCTCCTGTTAGGGCATCATCCACCGTGGACCAAGATGAGACCACACCACGGGGAAACCGTACTGCTGTCGGAG AGTCTTCCCCAATCCGATACATGTCTAGTTCTAGCCCAACTCGCGCTCGTAGCCTCCAACCAGGACGCCCCGATATTCCCAGCAGTAGCAGTGGTGCTCTTTTCGTCTCGGATCGCACGACTACAGGCGGTCAGCGCAATGTCGTGTCCCGTCGCAATGATCTTCATTCGGGTGGTTTTGGATCTACGCCTAGTCGACGACGCAGAGTCTTTGTTGACGCCAATGGAATACCTGCCGCCGATGGAGAGCCACAGTCAGATGCAACTTTCTCAAACATTCACCCCGGTACTTCAGAAGCGGATGCGTTGGGTGGTAGCTCTACTCGCGTCATCTGGGGTACCAACATCTCTATTCAAGATTCTATGTCCGCGTTCAAGAATTTCCTCTACAACTTTGCAACCAAATATCGTCTGTGGGCAGAGGGTGCAACAGAAGATGAAACCCGCAGACTGGGAGACACTGCAGAGGAGAGAGAATACATCAACATGTTGAACACGATGCGTCAGTTGGGTGTGACTAGCTTGAATCTTGACGCGAAGAACCTCAAAGCATACCCGTTGACTTTGAAATTGTGGCATCAACTACACGCATATCCTCAGGAGATTATTCCTTTGATGGATCAGACCATCAAGGATGTTATGGTTGAACTTGCGATCAAAGAGATGGAGCGTCTGCGGACTCAGAACCAACGGAACCAGTCACACTCGAGGAATCTCAGTTCTGCGCCCGCAGTCCCAAGCTCAGATGCCTTGAGTGAGACTGGCCGGATGCCACAGACCGAAATTCCAGATCTTGTTGGTGAAGTCGAGACAAAGGCTTTCAAAGTTCTTCCTTTCGGACTTGATTCTAGTGTGAACATGAGAGATCTAGATCCAGCCG ATATGGACAAGTTAGTGAGCATCAAAGGTCTTGTCATTCGCGCGACGCCTATCATCCCGGATATGAAAGAAG CCTTCTTCCGTTGCCAGGCTTGCAATCACGGCGTGCAAGTCGATATCGATCGTGGAAAGATCGCGGAGCCCACTATTTGTCCACGCCCTGCTTGCAGGCAAAGAAACAGCATGGAGATCATTCACAACCGTTGTATTTTCGCCGACAAGCAGGTCATCAAATTGCAAGAAACACCGGATAGCGTGCCCGACGGTCAAACTCCTCACTCTGTTTCCCTTTGCGTCTACGATGAGTTGGTGGATGTTTGTAAGGCTGGTGATCGAGTTGAAGTGACTGGCATCTTCCGGTGCAACCCTGTGCGCGTGAATCCCCGCCAACGGACGCAGAAGGCACTTTTCAAGACTTACATTGATGTCCTGCATGTCCAAAAGATCGATCGGAAGAAGCTGGGCATTGACGTCACAACCATCGAACAAGAGTTGTCTGAGCAGGCTGCTGGAGATTCAGAGCAGGTTCGGAAGATtacagctgaagaagaggaaaagatcaGGCGCACTGCCACCCGGCCGGATGTGTATGAACTCCTTTCTCGGTCTCTCGCACCTAGCGTCTATGAGATGGATGATGTCAAGAAGGGTATCCTACTCCAGATGTTTGGAGGCACCAACAAGTCTTTCCAGAAGGGTGGTAACCCACGCTACCGCGGTGACATTAATGTACTTCTTTGCGGTGATCCGTCAACTTCAAAATCCCAGCTGCTTCGCTATGTCCACAAGATCGCGCCTCGGGGTGTCTACACCAGTGGCAAAGGTTCTTCCGCTGTCGGTCTTACAGCCTACGTGACTAGGGATCCCGACACGCGTCAGATGGTGCTCGAGTCTGGTGCCCTGGTACTTTCGGATGGTGGTATTTGCTGTATTGACGAATTCGATAAGATGAACGAATCTACACGGTCCGTCCTGCATGAAGTCATGGAGCAGCAGACGGTGTCAATCGCTAAAGCAGGTATCATTACCACGCTGAACGCTCGAACCAGTATCCTTGCCTCCGCAAACCCTATTGGGAGCCGATACAACCCCAATCTGCCTGTTCCTCAGAACATTGACCTTCCGCCTACTTTACTGTCCCGTTTCGATTTGGTATACTTGGTTTTGGATCGTGTGgatgagcaagaagatcgtcgGTTGGCCAAGCATCTGGTCAACATGTATTTGGAAGACAAGCCAGAGAATGCAAGCGACGAAGAAGTCTTG CCCATCGAGTTCCTGACGGCATATATTACTTACGCCAAGACGAAGGTTCATCCCGTTCTTACCCCGGCTGCTGGCAAAGCTCTCTCGGATGCATATGTGAACATGCGCAAGCTCGGAGATGACATCCGCTCCTCTGATCGTAGAATTACGGCGACCACTCGTCAACTAGAGTCTATGATCCGACTGTCGGAAGCCCACGCACGCATGCGGTTGTCGCTAGAAGTGACCGCAgcagatgttgaggaggCAGTGCGTTTGATCCGGTCTGCTATTAAGCAGGCGGCCACAGACTCGCGGACCGGTTTGATTGATATGGGCCTGCTCACTGAGGGCACTAGTGCAAGCGAGAGACGTCAGCGGGAGGCCCTGAAGCGTGGTGTGCTCGCGGTGATCGACGAGCTCAGCGGCGGAGGTGCTACTCCTCGCTGGGGCGACGTTTATCGTGCTTTGACTGAACAGAGCAGCGGTGAGGTGGATGGAGGTCAATTCACAGAGGCAGTCCGCACGCTGGAGACGGAAGGTTACGTCAACGTTCTAGGTGAAGGTGCACGACGGAGCATCCGGCGTGTTGGAGGTCGACTTCTGTAA
- a CDS encoding putative DUF221 domain protein (uncharacterized conserved protein), whose product MAQDLGSALEHAGGAGQKSEGIAINTFLASLATAIVIFAVEFLLFLLLKSKLTRIYQPRTYLVPDRERTEPSPPGLFRWIVPVFRTSSTEFIQKCGLDAYFFLRYLRMLLKIFVPLGCIILPVLLPLNKAGGKDQHYKNGTETGGTWNVTGLDQLAWGNVTPENTSRYWGHLIMAIITIVYVCAVFYDELRNYIRLRQAYLTSPQHRLRASATTVLVTAIPERWLTLDALDSLFDVFPGGVRNIWINRNFDDLNEKVKLRDALALKLEAAETDLVIKCKKAQLKQAKAEAKKSGVKARKTAKEEQQDTDRKASLMAMDAGISSGDPHQAHTLAQVLHHDGSEDHTAPGKRRRLNPFDPAKEAAGAVGHGVGKLGKSVLEGFKKVEGGIDGKLARSGGFVPDASITHRDGSRSLDYPRSESDSVDVADCSQARTNGTTSGVPDAAGSKSKRPFWKSTGSSNSKLSHRSEPDEFPLTQRESSSIDGERNDAPIEEEKSERDKRRTRTEGEQLEGEEYPVAYNEDFDNEDFGEPLWKKYIRPKDRDTMRLPIFGLSWMPSLPLIGKKVDTIDYCRKEVARLNLEIEVDQQTPEKFPLMNSAFIQFNHQVAAHMACQAVSHHVPKQMAPRIVEISPDDVIWDNMSIRWWERYLRTFGIMAIVCAMVVGWAFPVAFTGLLSQLSYLEEAFTWLKWISKLPEWVISAVQGILPALFLAILMAVLPLILRFLCRTQGVHTGMAVELTVQNYYFAFLFVQLFLVVAISSSFSTIISNVTNVTSWPQLLAENIPLSSNYFFSYMILQAMSVSAGALVQVVNLVSWFILGPLLDTTARTKWARTTNLNQMQWGTFFPVYTTLASIGLIYCVISPLILVFNVITFGLFWFVYRYNTLYVTKFRFDTGGLLFPKAINQLFTGIYFMEVCLIGLFFLVRDVQGTVACKGQAICMIVVLILTVGYQLLLNDAFGPLIRYLPITLEDEAVRRDEEFERAQRVRLGLLQDDELNSDKGQQSGHEEHRGRQTDRATHDIELKDIEASMERGTEAQARRPSLGPKRQSWTDRSSRGRSKYFGANSDSSVPTVQQIREKVAEDAEAQGAPTNQVGPALFAGIHDELEDLTPEERDQLVQRAFQHDALRAKRPVIWIPRDDLGVSDDEVYRTQRFSKHIWISNEYQALDGKCRTIFSRSPPDFSEVDLIQL is encoded by the exons ATGGCCCAAGACCTGGGATCAGCCCTCGAACACGCCGGTGGCGCTGGTCAAAAGAGTGAGGGTATCGCAATCAACACTTTTCTCGCGTCTTTAGCTACTGCGATCGTCATCTTCGCAGTGGAATTCTTactctttttgcttctcaaATCGAAGCTCACCCGCATCTA CCAACCTAGAACCTACCTTGTCCCGGACAGAGAGCGTACCGAACCCTCCCCACCTGGTCTTTTCCGATGGATTGTGCCTGTATTTCGTACCTCTAGTACTGAGTTCATACAAAAATGTGGTCTGGATGCATACTTCTTTTTGCGATACCTGCGCATGCTTCTCAAGATTTTCGTGCCTCTGGGTTGCATCATATTACCAGTTCTGCTACCTTTGAATAAAGCTGGCGGTAAAGACCAACATTATAAAAACGGAACTGAAACTGGCGGCACATGGAATGTTACTGGTCTGGATCAACTTGCCTGGGGCAATGTAACCCCAGAGAACACCAGCCGTTACTGGGGACACTTGATCATGGctatcatcaccattgtCTACGTATGCGCTGTGTTTTATGACGAGCTGAGAAATTATATACGCTTACGACAAGCCTACTTGACATCTCCCCAGCACCGTCTACGAGCCTCTGCGACGACAGTTCTGGTGACAGCAATCCCGGAAAGGTGGCTCACATTGGATGCTCTCGATTCACTTTTTGATGTCTTCCCTGGTGGCGTTCGCAACATCTGGATCAACCGCAACTTCGATGATCTCAACGAAAAAGTGAAGCTGCGGGATGCGTTGGCTCTAAAACTTGAGGCTGCAGAGACAGACTTGGTAATTAAATGCAAGAAAGCTCAGTTGAAACAGGCGAAAGCCGAAGCGAAAAAGTCTGGGGTTAAAGCAAGAAAGACTGCCAAAGAGGAGCAGCAGGATACGGACAGGAAAGCTTCACTGATGGCTATGGATGCTGGTATCAGTTCTGGTGACCCACACCAAGCGCACACTCTCGCTCAGGTCTTGCATCATGATGGCTCAGAGGATCATACTGCGCCagggaaacgaagaagactGAACCCCTTTGACCCCGCCAAGGAGGCCGCAGGAGCCGTCGGTCATGGTGTGGGCAAGCTAGGAAAGTCCGTCCTTGAAGGCTTTAAGAAGGTTGAAGGTGGAATAGATGGAAAGTTGGCTCGATCTGGTGGTTTTGTACCAGACGCCTCGATTACTCATCGGGACGGCTCGCGCTCACTAGATTACCCTCGATCTGAGTCAGATAGCGTGGATGTTGCAGACTGTTCGCAAGCGCGCACAAATGGCACAACTTCGGGCGTTCCAGACGCGGCTGGATCCAAATCTAAACGGCCTTTCTGGAAGAGTACAGGATCAAGCAATTCTAAACTGAGCCACAGGAGCGAGCCTGACGAGTTTCCTTTAACGCAACGCGAAAGCAGCTCGAttgatggagagaggaaCGATGCACcgatagaggaagagaaaagtgaGAGGGATAAACGAAGAACTCGGACCGAGGGCGAACAATTGGAAGGTGAGGAATATCCCGTCGCCTACAACGAGGACTTCGACAATGAGGACTTCGGAGAACCTCTTTGGAAGAAATATATTAGGCCAAAGGACCGTGATACCATGCGACTACCGATCTTTGGTCTTAGTTGGATGCCCTCCCTCCCGCTTATAGGCAAGAAGGTAGACACTATCGATTACTGCCGGAAAGAAGTGGCTCGTTTGAACTTAGAAATCGAGGTTGATCAACAAACCCCCGAGAAATTCCCCCTGATGAATTCTGCCttcattcaattcaatcaCCAGGTGGCTGCACATATGGCTTGTCAAGCAGTCAGTCATCATGTCCCCAAACAGATGGCTCCTCGCATTGTGGAAATTTCTCCAGACGACGTAATTTGGGACAACATGTCCATCAGATGGTGGGAACGCTACCTGCGAACTTTTGGTATTATGGCCATCGTCTGCGCGATGGTGGTCGGGTGGGCTTTCCCTGTGGCCTTCACTGGTTTACTGTCCCAGCTGTCGTACTTGGAAGAAGCGTTTACGTGGCTTAAATGGATTTCCAAATTGCCAGAATGGGTTATCTCTGCTGTGCAAGGTATTCTGCCTGCGCTGTTTTTGGCCATTCTGATGGCTGTGTTACCTTTAATCCTCCGGTTCCTTTGTCGGACCCAGGGCGTCCATACAGGTATGGCCGTTGAGCTCACAGTTCAGAACTATTATTTCGCGTTCCTGTTCGTTCAGCTATTTCTGGTCGTCGCAATCTCGTCCAGTTTTTCAACCATCATCAGTAACGTCACGAATGTCACGAGCTGGCCTCAACTGCTTGCGGAGAACATTCCTCTTTCTAGCAattatttcttttcataCATGATTCTTCAGGCAATGTCGGTGAGTGCTGGTGCGTTGGTCCAGGTCGTGAACTTGGTAAGCTGGTTTATCCTTGGACCCTTGCTCGACACGACGGCCCGGACAAAATGGGCCCGGACTACGAATTTGAACCAGATGCAGTGGGGAACTTTCTTTCCGGTGTATACCACACTGGCATCCATAG GACTGATTTACTGTGTTATCTCGCCTCTTATCCTTGTGTTCAATGTAATCACGTTCGGCCTATTTTGGTTCGTTTATCGGTATAACACGCTATATGTCACCAAATTTCGCTTTGACACCGGTGGATTACTTTTCCCTAAGGCGATCAACCAGTTGTTCACGGGCATATATTTTATGGAAGTCTGCCTAATCGGTCTATTCTTTTTGGTTCGTGACGTGCAGGGCACGGTTGCCTGCAAGGGCCAAGCCATATGCATGATTGTCGTTCTTATCCTCACAGTCGGATACCAacttctgctgaatgatGCCTTCGGCCCCCTGATCCGTTATCTACCAATTacgttggaggatgaggcggTGCGTCGggatgaggagtttgagcGTGCCCAACGTGTCCGGCTTGGATTGCTtcaggatgatgaattgAACTCTGACAAAGGTCAACAGTCAGGCCACGAAGAACATAGGGGCCGCCAGACGGATCGAGCAACTCATGATATCGagctcaaggatattgaagctAGCATGGAGCGAGGTACTGAGGCCCAGGCCAGGCGGCCTAGTCTCGGGCCTAAGCGTCAGTCTTGGACTGACAGATCTTCACGTGGACGGTCGAAGTATTTCGGGGCCAACTCCGACAGCTCGGTCCCGACGGTGCAGCAAATTCGTGAGAAGGTAGCGGAGGATGCTGAAGCCCAAGGCGCTCCTACCAATCAAGTGGGCCCAGCCCTATTTGCTGGGATCCATGACGAGCTGGAAGATCTCACGCCGGAAGAACGTGACCAGCTAGTTCAGCGAGCCTTCCAGCACGATGCGCTGCGAGCCAAGCGTCCCGTGATCTGGATTCCGCGGGACGACCTTGGAGTCAGTGATGACGAAGTGTACCGGACTCAACGGTTCAGCAAACACATCTGGATCAGCAACGAGTACCAGGCATTGGACGGCAAGTGCCGCACGATCTTCAGTCGCAGTCCGCCGGACTTTTCGGAAGTGGATCTCATCCAGTTATGA
- the vtc4 gene encoding putative vacuolar transporter chaperone (Vtc4) (protein involved in vacuolar polyphosphate accumulation, contains SPX domain), with translation MDRPYALWVYYIGFFYGEKESERDSQTPFGEHLRSSMIKEYYWYYIAYDELKRALRTDFVAEPVPSYAKRDRKPWTEEDEKHFVSLLEGELEKVFNFQRMKSEEIVRRIQSSEKEVNDVVSRLESATASGSRRQSVRSNIHPPSDEDFLVLEQVLSDIIADVHDLAKFTQLNYTGFQKIIKKHDKETGWHLKPVFAARLKAKPFFKDNYDAFVVKLSKLYDLVRTKGNPVKGDSSAGGTQQNFVRQTTKYWVHPNNITELKLIILKHLPVLVFNPQKEFEEEDTAITSIYYDNPDTWELYQGRLKKTEGAEAIRLRWYGGMKSDQIFVERKTHREDWTGEKSVKARFSLKEKNVNAYLAGELTTDTIFDKMRKEGKKSEEEINNLEQLAQEIQYRVITRQLKPVTRTFYHRTAFQLPGDARVRISLDTELTMVREDNLDGHRRSGDNWRRMDIGVDFPFSQLPPEDVERFPYAVLEVKLQTQAGQEPPQWIRDLTASHLVEAVPKFSKFIHGTATLFPDRINLLPFWMPQMDVDIRKPAMRRFGIERPLASTSLPANETPEDEYDSDEDELDDRQGLTNGDRRGPRNDLFADSDGNTLDIEERIAAQPLPGDEDYPLYDSDEEDTIDADELEEARRVGGMHYYRQLAKYYAQQTGSAVVSGLIALIPRPRPTNLPPPEQRGIAVMGNKRTVKRFIAPKGKRIHVPVRVEPKVYFAAERTFLSWLEFSILLGTIAATLLNFGNDYITFASSWAFTVLAALALLYSLVLYIWRVDKIRKRRDVKRVYYEKWGPTVVGVGLAVVLLVNFILRARQAGFTERDDYPGNGQGSDSGEL, from the exons ATGGATCGACCATATGCACTGTGGGTTTATTATATAGGTTTCTTTTacggagagaaagagagcgagagagataGCCAAACACC GTTCGGAGAGCATCTCCGATCGTCGATGATCAAGGAGTACTACTGGTACTACATCGCCTACGATGAATTGAAAAGAGCTCTGAGGACCGACTTTGTCGCCGAACCTGTCCCTTCATATGCAAAACGCGATCGCAAGCCATGGACagaagaggacgagaaaCACTTCGTGTCGTTGCTGGAAGGTGAACTGGAAAAAGTGTTTAACTTCCAGCGCATGAAAAGCGAGGAAATTGTCCGTCGCATCCAGTCGAGCGAGAAGGAAGTCAATGATGTAGTCTCTCGCCTTGAGTCGGCGACTGCGTCGGGATCGCGCCGGCAAAGCGTCCGTTCTAACATTCACCCTCCTTCCGATGAGGATTTCTTGGTCCTTGAGCAGGTCTTGAGTGACATCATCGCCGACGTCCATGATTTGGCCAAATTTACCCAGCTCAACTACACTGGCTTCCAGAAAATTATCAAGAAACACGAT AAAGAAACCGGCTGGCATCTCAAGCCAGTTTTTGCGGCACGACTCAAAGCCAAGCCTTTCTTCAAAGATAATTATGATGCGTTCGTGGTGAAGTTATCCAAGCTCTACGATCTGGTTCGCACCAAAGGAAACCCGGTTAAGGGAGACTCTTCCGCCGGTGGCACACAGCAAAACTTCGTTCGCCAAACGACTAAATACTGGGTTCATCCTAATAATATCACCGAGCTGAAGCTCATCATCCTTAAG CACCTCCCCGTGCTCGTCTTCAACCCCCAAAAGGAgttcgaggaagaggacacTGCCATCACCTCCATCTACTACGACAATCCGGACACATGGGAGCTATACCAAGGACGGTTGAAGAAGACAGAAGGAGCCGAAGCTATCCGACTGCGCTGGTACGGTGGCATGAAGAGTGACCAAATTTTCGTCGAGCGAAAGACTCATCGTGAGGATTGGACCGGAGAGAAGTCGGTCAAGGCCCGTTTCTCCctcaaggaaaagaatgtcaATGCTTACCTGGCTGGAGAGCTGACGACCGACACTATTTTCGACAAGATGAGAAAGGAGGGTAAAaagagtgaagaagaaatcaacaatcTGGAACAGCTAGCCCAAGAGATCCAATACCGGGTCATCACACGACAGCTGAAGCCTGTCACTCGGACCTTTTACCATCGAACTGCCTTCCAGTTGCCGGGTGACGCCAGAGTCCGTATATCGCTCGATACTGAATTGACCATGGTCCGCGAGGATAACCTCGATGGTCACCGCAGATCTGGAGACAACTGGCGCCGAATGGACATCGGTGtcgattttcctttctcccagTTGCCCCCTGAAGACGTGGAACGGTTTCCTTATGCCGTCCTCGAAGTCAAACTTCAGACCCAGGCCGGTCAAGAGCCCCCTCAATGGATCAGAGACCTGACCGCGAGTCACCTAGTAGAAGCGGTTCCCAAGTTCAGCAAGTTCATCCACGGTACAGCGACTCTTTTCCCCGATCGCATTAATCTCCTTCCGTTCTGGATGCCACAGATGGACGTGGATATTCGAAAGCCCGCGATGCGCCGGTTTGGTATTGAACGACCGCTAGCCAGTACTTCACTGCCGGCCAACGAGACACCCGAAGACGAGTATGACTCAGACGAGGACGAGCTGGATGACAGACAAGGCCTCACCAATGGCGATCGGAGGGGTCCCCGCAATGACCTGTTCGCCGATTCAGACGGAAATACTCTAGATATAGAGGAGCGCATCGCCGCCCAGCCGCTTCCAGGAGATGAAGACTACCCATTATATGActcggacgaagaagatacTATCGATGCAGATGAACTGGAAGAGGCGCGACGAGTCGGCGGAATGCACTATTACCGGCAGTTGGCCAAATACTACGCCCAGCAAACTGGAAGTGCTGTAGTATCTGGGCTTATAGCACTCATTCCTCGACCAAGACCAACCAATTTGCCGCCCCCAGAACAAAGGGGAATTGCTGTCATGGGAAACAAGCGGACCGTGAAGCGATTCATCGCCCCGAAGGGAAAAC GTATCCACGTCCCGGTCCGTGTCGAGCCCAAAGTCTACTTCGCTGCAGAGCGGACCTTCCTCTCATGGCTTGAATTCTCGATTCTTCTGGGTACTATCGCAGCCACCCTGCTGAACTTTGGCAACGATTACATCACATTCGCATCTTCTTGGGCATTTACCGTCCTTGCGGCCCTAGCCCTCCTGTACAGTCTTGTGCTCTATATCTGGCGAGTGGACAAAATCCGCAAGCGCCGCGACGTCAAGCGGGTCTATTACGAGAAATGGGGACCCACCGTCGTTGGCGTTGGTCTCGCAGTCGTCCTGCTGGTAAACTTTATCCTACGAGCACGCCAGGCCGGATTTACCGAGAGGGACGACTACCCAGGAAACGGCCAAGGTTCCGACTCCGGAGAATTATGA